The window GCCCGTGTCGGGGTGCACCTGCTTCAGCACCTTGTACACGTAGATCGAGTAGCTCTCCTTCCTAGTCTTTCTACGTTTCTTGTCACCTTTCTTCTGCGTCTTGGTGACGGCTTTCTTAGAGCCCTTCTTCGGAGCAGGAGCTGATTTGGCTGGTTCCGGCATTTTACAAGTCTGTCACTACCTGTCTACCGCAGTAACGACGTAAATACAATAGCGGCGACCCCTGTATTTATAGGGACGGTATGCAAATGAGCTGACTCAAGGCTGTTCCAGTCTATTGGACAAATCGGGTTCGTGATGTCAAAGCAGCTAGCAGCTCCAATTGGTCGCTATTGCATCTCTCTTCCCATTGGTTAATTTCATAATCGGCGCCTCCACCAATCACAAGTCCCACCGAACCCGAGAAGGAAGGGATAAAAAGGCAGGGTGGCCTCCCTCACTacatttgttctggttttacaGCTTTTTCGTTAGTTAGGTAAGTCttttttggttgggggtttttttttccctttttttttttcactgttagaGTTCTAAGCGAAGCGATGTCCGGCCGCGGGAAGCAGGGCGGGAAGGCGCGGGCCAAGGCCAAGTCGCGCTCGTCGCGGGCCGGGCTGCAGTTCCCCGTGGGCCGCGTGCACCGGCTGCTGCGCAAGGGCAACTACGCGGAGCGGGTGGGCGCCGGCGCCCCGGTGTACCTGGCGGCCGTGCTGGAGTACCTGACGGCCGAGATCCTGGAGCTGGCGGGCAACGCGGCCCGCGACAACAAGAAGACGCGCATCATCCCCCGCCACCTGCAGCTCGCCATCCGCAACGACGAGGAGCTCAACAAGCTGCTGGGCAAGGTGACCATCGCGCAGGGCGGCGTGCTGCCCAACATCCAGGCCGTGCTGCTGCCCAAGAAGACCGACAGCCACAAGGCTAAAGCCAAGTAAAgctctttaaacaaaaaactcaAAGGCTCTTTTCAGAGCCACCCACGTCTTCCCAGAAAGAGCAGGAACACCTGAGCCCTAAATATATGTGCatctgcagaatttttttgtttttatctggGAAATTTTTAGATGTGAGGGAAGGCTTTTTTGAAGCCAAAACTATTAGATCTTCCAGCTTCATTCTGATCAGTGTAGattgcctgtatttttcttcaggaagtTTTATGTATACAAGTTTCTTATGTAAATGTTTCTCcgattcacttttttttaaaatcaataaaagTAGTAGTTGCGATTGATTAAATCGGTCACCGCAGCATGGTGTGAGGAGAGATGAGAACACAGCAAGCGTGCGCTCGCTGCTGCCCTCTCCTTGGTTCCAGTGGGGGGTAAGCACCCCGACCCGCGGCagaggtgggctgtggcggggtgAGGGGCCGGGGGTTGTGCCTGCCCACTgtggggggcggggccgccgctgGCCAATCCAAGGAGAGCGCGCGGGTTTCAAACCCAGACGGGATGGAGCGCGCTTCAGTCCCGGCGCAGGCGCCCCTGTTCCTGTTTCACGGGCCGTAACGGAGTCCGAGTGCCTTGTGTGTAGGGGCGGCTTTGTCCTTCTGCACGCTGAAGTTCTTTCTTTGCGATTTATTGCTTGCAGGCAGCGGTGAGAGAATTTAGTGTTTGCCTGGGGAGCTGTCCTGTAACTAATCATGGATGGTTTCTAAAGGGCAGTATTTACTGTTCTGAGCAATTTATCGGTGGTGGAAATTGTAATGGAGGGTCACGAGTTAAAACAAAATAGGCTCAACCGTACTTCTTAGCGTGTGAGATTGTGTAGAAGCACTACAAAAAGTCA of the Falco cherrug isolate bFalChe1 chromosome 5, bFalChe1.pri, whole genome shotgun sequence genome contains:
- the LOC102056614 gene encoding histone H2A-IV, translating into MSGRGKQGGKARAKAKSRSSRAGLQFPVGRVHRLLRKGNYAERVGAGAPVYLAAVLEYLTAEILELAGNAARDNKKTRIIPRHLQLAIRNDEELNKLLGKVTIAQGGVLPNIQAVLLPKKTDSHKAKAK